Proteins co-encoded in one Grus americana isolate bGruAme1 chromosome 12, bGruAme1.mat, whole genome shotgun sequence genomic window:
- the DKC1 gene encoding H/ACA ribonucleoprotein complex subunit DKC1 isoform X4, whose amino-acid sequence MYTLSGSSEQSSSVKKRRKKEKRVLPDEDVADIQHTEEFFIKPESRIAQLDTSQWPLLLKNFDKLNVMTAHYTPLSSGANPLKREISDYVRSGFINLDKPSNPSSHEVVAWIRRILRVEKTGHSGTLDPKVTGCLIVCIERATRLVKSQQSAGKEYVGIVRLHNAIESEAQLARAIETLTGALFQRPPLIAAVKRQLRVRTIYESKLVEYDPERRLGIFWVSCEAGTYIRTLCVHLGLLLGVGGQMQELRRVRSGILGEKDNMVTMHDVLDAQWQYDNNKDDSYLRRVILPLEKLLTSHKRLVMKDSAVNAICYGAKIMLPGVLRYEDGIELHQEIVVITTKGEAVCLAIALMTTAVISTCDHGIVAKIKRVIMERDTYPRKWGLGPKASQKKMMIQKGLLDKHGKPNESTPDSWKKEYVDYRDASKKEAAAVPRAVSELERAPKRKRELESESEETVTPPSPATPPPEELSKKEKKKKKKEKKAKEAAESGGEQLEVTSETSSKKKKKKKKQKEVEESSESGLRKLPCAPGLQKISADGRS is encoded by the exons ATGTACACGCTGTCCGGCAGCTCCGAGCAAA GTTCCAGCGTGAAGAAGCGGCGGAAGAAGGAGAAGCGGGTGCTTCCTGATGAGGATGTAGCG GACATTCAGCACACGGAGGAATTTTTCATCAAGCCCGAGTCCCGCATCGCCCAGTTGGACACGTCTCAGTGGCCCTTGCTGCTGAAG AACTTTGACAAGTTAAATGTGATGACAGCACACTACACACCTCTTTCTTCCGGTGCTAATCCCCTGAAGAGAGAGATTTCTGACTATGTTAG GTCTGGATTTATTAACCTCGACAAACCTTCCAATCCATCTTCCCACGAGGTGGTTGCATGGATCCGACGCATCCTTCGAGTAGAGAAGACTGGACATAGTGGCACTCTGGATCCTAAGGTGACTGGATGCCTCATTGTGTGCATTGAGAGGGCAACGCGACTGGTCAAATCTCAGCAGAGCGCAG GCAAAGAGTATGTGGGAATTGTTCGGCTGCACAATGCAATTGAAAGTGAGGCTCAGCTTGCCAGG GCAATAGAAACGCTGACAGGCGCGCTGTTTCAGCGACCACCCCTCATTGCTGCTGTCAAGCGACAACTGAGAGTCAGAACCATCTATGAGAGCAAGCTGGTGGAGTATGATCCTGAGAGAAGATTAG GTATCTTCTGGGTGAGCTGTGAAGCAGGCACGTATATCCGAACACTCTGTGTTCACCTTGGTTTGCTGCTTGGTGTGGGGGGCCAGATGCAAGAGCTCCGCAGAGTGCGCTCAGGCATCCTGGGAGAGAAG GACAACATGGTGACTATGCATGATGTACTGGATGCACAGTGGCAGTACGACAACAACAAGGATGATAGCTACCTGCGAAGAGTTATTCTGCCGTTGGAGAAACTGCTGACTTCACACAAGCGGCTAGTCATGAAAGACAGTGCG GTTAATGCCATTTGCTATGGAGCCAAGATCATGCTGCCTGGTGTCCTGAGGTATGAAGATGGTATTGAGCTTCATCAGGAGATTGTTGTCATCACCACAAAAGGAGAAGCTGTCTGCCTAG CCATTGCCTTGATGACCACAGCAGTCATTTCTACCTGCGACCATGGCATCGTGGCGAAGATCAAGAGAGTGATCATGGAGAGAGACACGTATCCCCGCAAATGGGGTCTTGGTCCCAAG GCTAGTCAAAAGAAGATGATGATCCAGAAGGGTCTGCTAGATAAGCATGGAAAGCCTAATGAAAGCACGCCGGATTCCTGGAAGAAGGAATATGTGGATTACAG GGATGCTTCCAAGAAAGAGGCAGCTGCTGTTCCCCGAGCTGTTTCAGAGCTGGAGAGGGCTCCAAAA AGGAAACGAGAGTTGGAGAGTGAAAGTGAAGAGACTGTGACTCCACCATCCCCTGCCACCCCACCACCAGAGGAGctgagcaaaaaggaaaagaaaaagaagaagaaagagaagaaggcCAAAGAGGCAGCTGAGAGTGGGGGAGAGCAATTAGAAGTG ACCAGCGAGACCAGcagcaagaagaagaagaagaagaagaaacaaaaggaagtaGAAGAGAGCTCAGA
- the DKC1 gene encoding H/ACA ribonucleoprotein complex subunit DKC1 isoform X5 encodes MADGDGSSVKKRRKKEKRVLPDEDVADIQHTEEFFIKPESRIAQLDTSQWPLLLKNFDKLNVMTAHYTPLSSGANPLKREISDYVRSGFINLDKPSNPSSHEVVAWIRRILRVEKTGHSGTLDPKVTGCLIVCIERATRLVKSQQSAGKEYVGIVRLHNAIESEAQLARAIETLTGALFQRPPLIAAVKRQLRVRTIYESKLVEYDPERRLGIFWVSCEAGTYIRTLCVHLGLLLGVGGQMQELRRVRSGILGEKDNMVTMHDVLDAQWQYDNNKDDSYLRRVILPLEKLLTSHKRLVMKDSAVNAICYGAKIMLPGVLRYEDGIELHQEIVVITTKGEAVCLAIALMTTAVISTCDHGIVAKIKRVIMERDTYPRKWGLGPKASQKKMMIQKGLLDKHGKPNESTPDSWKKEYVDYRDASKKEAAAVPRAVSELERAPKRKRELESESEETVTPPSPATPPPEELSKKEKKKKKKEKKAKEAAESGGEQLEVTSETSSKKKKKKKKQKEVEESSESGLRKLPCAPGLQKISADGRS; translated from the exons ATGGCGGACGGGGACG GTTCCAGCGTGAAGAAGCGGCGGAAGAAGGAGAAGCGGGTGCTTCCTGATGAGGATGTAGCG GACATTCAGCACACGGAGGAATTTTTCATCAAGCCCGAGTCCCGCATCGCCCAGTTGGACACGTCTCAGTGGCCCTTGCTGCTGAAG AACTTTGACAAGTTAAATGTGATGACAGCACACTACACACCTCTTTCTTCCGGTGCTAATCCCCTGAAGAGAGAGATTTCTGACTATGTTAG GTCTGGATTTATTAACCTCGACAAACCTTCCAATCCATCTTCCCACGAGGTGGTTGCATGGATCCGACGCATCCTTCGAGTAGAGAAGACTGGACATAGTGGCACTCTGGATCCTAAGGTGACTGGATGCCTCATTGTGTGCATTGAGAGGGCAACGCGACTGGTCAAATCTCAGCAGAGCGCAG GCAAAGAGTATGTGGGAATTGTTCGGCTGCACAATGCAATTGAAAGTGAGGCTCAGCTTGCCAGG GCAATAGAAACGCTGACAGGCGCGCTGTTTCAGCGACCACCCCTCATTGCTGCTGTCAAGCGACAACTGAGAGTCAGAACCATCTATGAGAGCAAGCTGGTGGAGTATGATCCTGAGAGAAGATTAG GTATCTTCTGGGTGAGCTGTGAAGCAGGCACGTATATCCGAACACTCTGTGTTCACCTTGGTTTGCTGCTTGGTGTGGGGGGCCAGATGCAAGAGCTCCGCAGAGTGCGCTCAGGCATCCTGGGAGAGAAG GACAACATGGTGACTATGCATGATGTACTGGATGCACAGTGGCAGTACGACAACAACAAGGATGATAGCTACCTGCGAAGAGTTATTCTGCCGTTGGAGAAACTGCTGACTTCACACAAGCGGCTAGTCATGAAAGACAGTGCG GTTAATGCCATTTGCTATGGAGCCAAGATCATGCTGCCTGGTGTCCTGAGGTATGAAGATGGTATTGAGCTTCATCAGGAGATTGTTGTCATCACCACAAAAGGAGAAGCTGTCTGCCTAG CCATTGCCTTGATGACCACAGCAGTCATTTCTACCTGCGACCATGGCATCGTGGCGAAGATCAAGAGAGTGATCATGGAGAGAGACACGTATCCCCGCAAATGGGGTCTTGGTCCCAAG GCTAGTCAAAAGAAGATGATGATCCAGAAGGGTCTGCTAGATAAGCATGGAAAGCCTAATGAAAGCACGCCGGATTCCTGGAAGAAGGAATATGTGGATTACAG GGATGCTTCCAAGAAAGAGGCAGCTGCTGTTCCCCGAGCTGTTTCAGAGCTGGAGAGGGCTCCAAAA AGGAAACGAGAGTTGGAGAGTGAAAGTGAAGAGACTGTGACTCCACCATCCCCTGCCACCCCACCACCAGAGGAGctgagcaaaaaggaaaagaaaaagaagaagaaagagaagaaggcCAAAGAGGCAGCTGAGAGTGGGGGAGAGCAATTAGAAGTG ACCAGCGAGACCAGcagcaagaagaagaagaagaagaagaaacaaaaggaagtaGAAGAGAGCTCAGA
- the DKC1 gene encoding H/ACA ribonucleoprotein complex subunit DKC1 isoform X1, protein MGLAAVEGWGRNRDEARPGIPQWWSRVVGTADAGGRDLAPRCAGRGAVTCWHGLVGKGRSFRSLRGGGTTTRRGHGGRGRCAAAGTAGVVPRPAGRGSSVKKRRKKEKRVLPDEDVADIQHTEEFFIKPESRIAQLDTSQWPLLLKNFDKLNVMTAHYTPLSSGANPLKREISDYVRSGFINLDKPSNPSSHEVVAWIRRILRVEKTGHSGTLDPKVTGCLIVCIERATRLVKSQQSAGKEYVGIVRLHNAIESEAQLARAIETLTGALFQRPPLIAAVKRQLRVRTIYESKLVEYDPERRLGIFWVSCEAGTYIRTLCVHLGLLLGVGGQMQELRRVRSGILGEKDNMVTMHDVLDAQWQYDNNKDDSYLRRVILPLEKLLTSHKRLVMKDSAVNAICYGAKIMLPGVLRYEDGIELHQEIVVITTKGEAVCLAIALMTTAVISTCDHGIVAKIKRVIMERDTYPRKWGLGPKASQKKMMIQKGLLDKHGKPNESTPDSWKKEYVDYRDASKKEAAAVPRAVSELERAPKRKRELESESEETVTPPSPATPPPEELSKKEKKKKKKEKKAKEAAESGGEQLEVTSETSSKKKKKKKKQKEVEESSESGLRKLPCAPGLQKISADGRS, encoded by the exons ATGGGCCTCGCTGCCGTCGAAGGGTGGGGGCGAAACCGGGACGAGGCGCGGCCTGGCATTCCCCAGTGGTGGAGTAGGGTTGTCGGTACTGCAGACGCTGGCGGGCGTGACCTCGCCCCGCGCTGTGCTGGGCGGGGAGCAGTGACGTGCTGGCACGGGCTTGTCGGGAAGGGGCGGTCTTTCCGGTCTCTGCGCGGCGGTGGCACTACCACGCGGCGCGGCCATGGCGGACGGGGACGGTGCGCAGCGGCGGGAACCGCCGGGGTGGTGCCTCGCCCCGCTGGCCGCG GTTCCAGCGTGAAGAAGCGGCGGAAGAAGGAGAAGCGGGTGCTTCCTGATGAGGATGTAGCG GACATTCAGCACACGGAGGAATTTTTCATCAAGCCCGAGTCCCGCATCGCCCAGTTGGACACGTCTCAGTGGCCCTTGCTGCTGAAG AACTTTGACAAGTTAAATGTGATGACAGCACACTACACACCTCTTTCTTCCGGTGCTAATCCCCTGAAGAGAGAGATTTCTGACTATGTTAG GTCTGGATTTATTAACCTCGACAAACCTTCCAATCCATCTTCCCACGAGGTGGTTGCATGGATCCGACGCATCCTTCGAGTAGAGAAGACTGGACATAGTGGCACTCTGGATCCTAAGGTGACTGGATGCCTCATTGTGTGCATTGAGAGGGCAACGCGACTGGTCAAATCTCAGCAGAGCGCAG GCAAAGAGTATGTGGGAATTGTTCGGCTGCACAATGCAATTGAAAGTGAGGCTCAGCTTGCCAGG GCAATAGAAACGCTGACAGGCGCGCTGTTTCAGCGACCACCCCTCATTGCTGCTGTCAAGCGACAACTGAGAGTCAGAACCATCTATGAGAGCAAGCTGGTGGAGTATGATCCTGAGAGAAGATTAG GTATCTTCTGGGTGAGCTGTGAAGCAGGCACGTATATCCGAACACTCTGTGTTCACCTTGGTTTGCTGCTTGGTGTGGGGGGCCAGATGCAAGAGCTCCGCAGAGTGCGCTCAGGCATCCTGGGAGAGAAG GACAACATGGTGACTATGCATGATGTACTGGATGCACAGTGGCAGTACGACAACAACAAGGATGATAGCTACCTGCGAAGAGTTATTCTGCCGTTGGAGAAACTGCTGACTTCACACAAGCGGCTAGTCATGAAAGACAGTGCG GTTAATGCCATTTGCTATGGAGCCAAGATCATGCTGCCTGGTGTCCTGAGGTATGAAGATGGTATTGAGCTTCATCAGGAGATTGTTGTCATCACCACAAAAGGAGAAGCTGTCTGCCTAG CCATTGCCTTGATGACCACAGCAGTCATTTCTACCTGCGACCATGGCATCGTGGCGAAGATCAAGAGAGTGATCATGGAGAGAGACACGTATCCCCGCAAATGGGGTCTTGGTCCCAAG GCTAGTCAAAAGAAGATGATGATCCAGAAGGGTCTGCTAGATAAGCATGGAAAGCCTAATGAAAGCACGCCGGATTCCTGGAAGAAGGAATATGTGGATTACAG GGATGCTTCCAAGAAAGAGGCAGCTGCTGTTCCCCGAGCTGTTTCAGAGCTGGAGAGGGCTCCAAAA AGGAAACGAGAGTTGGAGAGTGAAAGTGAAGAGACTGTGACTCCACCATCCCCTGCCACCCCACCACCAGAGGAGctgagcaaaaaggaaaagaaaaagaagaagaaagagaagaaggcCAAAGAGGCAGCTGAGAGTGGGGGAGAGCAATTAGAAGTG ACCAGCGAGACCAGcagcaagaagaagaagaagaagaagaaacaaaaggaagtaGAAGAGAGCTCAGA
- the DKC1 gene encoding H/ACA ribonucleoprotein complex subunit DKC1 isoform X2, translating into MGLAAVEGWGRNRDEARPGIPQWWSRVVGTADAGGRDLAPRCAGRGAVTCWHGLVGKGRSFRSLRGGGTTTRRGHGGRGRCAAAGTAGVVPRPAGRGSSVKKRRKKEKRVLPDEDVADIQHTEEFFIKPESRIAQLDTSQWPLLLKNFDKLNVMTAHYTPLSSGANPLKREISDYVRSGFINLDKPSNPSSHEVVAWIRRILRVEKTGHSGTLDPKVTGCLIVCIERATRLVKSQQSAGKEYVGIVRLHNAIESEAQLARAIETLTGALFQRPPLIAAVKRQLRVRTIYESKLVEYDPERRLGIFWVSCEAGTYIRTLCVHLGLLLGVGGQMQELRRVRSGILGEKDNMVTMHDVLDAQWQYDNNKDDSYLRRVILPLEKLLTSHKRLVMKDSAVNAICYGAKIMLPGVLRYEDGIELHQEIVVITTKGEAVCLAIALMTTAVISTCDHGIVAKIKRVIMERDTYPRKWGLGPKASQKKMMIQKGLLDKHGKPNESTPDSWKKEYVDYRDASKKEAAAVPRAVSELERAPKRKRELESESEETVTPPSPATPPPEELSKKEKKKKKKEKKAKEAAESGGEQLEVTSETSSKKKKKKKKQKEVEESSENTRRQWGQQMVAVKT; encoded by the exons ATGGGCCTCGCTGCCGTCGAAGGGTGGGGGCGAAACCGGGACGAGGCGCGGCCTGGCATTCCCCAGTGGTGGAGTAGGGTTGTCGGTACTGCAGACGCTGGCGGGCGTGACCTCGCCCCGCGCTGTGCTGGGCGGGGAGCAGTGACGTGCTGGCACGGGCTTGTCGGGAAGGGGCGGTCTTTCCGGTCTCTGCGCGGCGGTGGCACTACCACGCGGCGCGGCCATGGCGGACGGGGACGGTGCGCAGCGGCGGGAACCGCCGGGGTGGTGCCTCGCCCCGCTGGCCGCG GTTCCAGCGTGAAGAAGCGGCGGAAGAAGGAGAAGCGGGTGCTTCCTGATGAGGATGTAGCG GACATTCAGCACACGGAGGAATTTTTCATCAAGCCCGAGTCCCGCATCGCCCAGTTGGACACGTCTCAGTGGCCCTTGCTGCTGAAG AACTTTGACAAGTTAAATGTGATGACAGCACACTACACACCTCTTTCTTCCGGTGCTAATCCCCTGAAGAGAGAGATTTCTGACTATGTTAG GTCTGGATTTATTAACCTCGACAAACCTTCCAATCCATCTTCCCACGAGGTGGTTGCATGGATCCGACGCATCCTTCGAGTAGAGAAGACTGGACATAGTGGCACTCTGGATCCTAAGGTGACTGGATGCCTCATTGTGTGCATTGAGAGGGCAACGCGACTGGTCAAATCTCAGCAGAGCGCAG GCAAAGAGTATGTGGGAATTGTTCGGCTGCACAATGCAATTGAAAGTGAGGCTCAGCTTGCCAGG GCAATAGAAACGCTGACAGGCGCGCTGTTTCAGCGACCACCCCTCATTGCTGCTGTCAAGCGACAACTGAGAGTCAGAACCATCTATGAGAGCAAGCTGGTGGAGTATGATCCTGAGAGAAGATTAG GTATCTTCTGGGTGAGCTGTGAAGCAGGCACGTATATCCGAACACTCTGTGTTCACCTTGGTTTGCTGCTTGGTGTGGGGGGCCAGATGCAAGAGCTCCGCAGAGTGCGCTCAGGCATCCTGGGAGAGAAG GACAACATGGTGACTATGCATGATGTACTGGATGCACAGTGGCAGTACGACAACAACAAGGATGATAGCTACCTGCGAAGAGTTATTCTGCCGTTGGAGAAACTGCTGACTTCACACAAGCGGCTAGTCATGAAAGACAGTGCG GTTAATGCCATTTGCTATGGAGCCAAGATCATGCTGCCTGGTGTCCTGAGGTATGAAGATGGTATTGAGCTTCATCAGGAGATTGTTGTCATCACCACAAAAGGAGAAGCTGTCTGCCTAG CCATTGCCTTGATGACCACAGCAGTCATTTCTACCTGCGACCATGGCATCGTGGCGAAGATCAAGAGAGTGATCATGGAGAGAGACACGTATCCCCGCAAATGGGGTCTTGGTCCCAAG GCTAGTCAAAAGAAGATGATGATCCAGAAGGGTCTGCTAGATAAGCATGGAAAGCCTAATGAAAGCACGCCGGATTCCTGGAAGAAGGAATATGTGGATTACAG GGATGCTTCCAAGAAAGAGGCAGCTGCTGTTCCCCGAGCTGTTTCAGAGCTGGAGAGGGCTCCAAAA AGGAAACGAGAGTTGGAGAGTGAAAGTGAAGAGACTGTGACTCCACCATCCCCTGCCACCCCACCACCAGAGGAGctgagcaaaaaggaaaagaaaaagaagaagaaagagaagaaggcCAAAGAGGCAGCTGAGAGTGGGGGAGAGCAATTAGAAGTG ACCAGCGAGACCAGcagcaagaagaagaagaagaagaagaaacaaaaggaagtaGAAGAGAGCTCAGA AAATACACGCAGGCAGTGGGGCCAGCAGATGGTGGCTGTCAAAACCTGA
- the DKC1 gene encoding H/ACA ribonucleoprotein complex subunit DKC1 isoform X3 codes for MGLAAVEGWGRNRDEARPGIPQWWSRVVGTADAGGRDLAPRCAGRGAVTCWHGLVGKGRSFRSLRGGGTTTRRGHGGRGRCAAAGTAGVVPRPAGRGSSVKKRRKKEKRVLPDEDVADIQHTEEFFIKPESRIAQLDTSQWPLLLKNFDKLNVMTAHYTPLSSGANPLKREISDYVRSGFINLDKPSNPSSHEVVAWIRRILRVEKTGHSGTLDPKVTGCLIVCIERATRLVKSQQSAGKEYVGIVRLHNAIESEAQLARAIETLTGALFQRPPLIAAVKRQLRVRTIYESKLVEYDPERRLGIFWVSCEAGTYIRTLCVHLGLLLGVGGQMQELRRVRSGILGEKDNMVTMHDVLDAQWQYDNNKDDSYLRRVILPLEKLLTSHKRLVMKDSAVNAICYGAKIMLPGVLRYEDGIELHQEIVVITTKGEAVCLAIALMTTAVISTCDHGIVAKIKRVIMERDTYPRKWGLGPKASQKKMMIQKGLLDKHGKPNESTPDSWKKEYVDYRDASKKEAAAVPRAVSELERAPKRKRELESESEETVTPPSPATPPPEELSKKEKKKKKKEKKAKEAAESGGEQLEVTSETSSKKKKKKKKQKEVEESSE; via the exons ATGGGCCTCGCTGCCGTCGAAGGGTGGGGGCGAAACCGGGACGAGGCGCGGCCTGGCATTCCCCAGTGGTGGAGTAGGGTTGTCGGTACTGCAGACGCTGGCGGGCGTGACCTCGCCCCGCGCTGTGCTGGGCGGGGAGCAGTGACGTGCTGGCACGGGCTTGTCGGGAAGGGGCGGTCTTTCCGGTCTCTGCGCGGCGGTGGCACTACCACGCGGCGCGGCCATGGCGGACGGGGACGGTGCGCAGCGGCGGGAACCGCCGGGGTGGTGCCTCGCCCCGCTGGCCGCG GTTCCAGCGTGAAGAAGCGGCGGAAGAAGGAGAAGCGGGTGCTTCCTGATGAGGATGTAGCG GACATTCAGCACACGGAGGAATTTTTCATCAAGCCCGAGTCCCGCATCGCCCAGTTGGACACGTCTCAGTGGCCCTTGCTGCTGAAG AACTTTGACAAGTTAAATGTGATGACAGCACACTACACACCTCTTTCTTCCGGTGCTAATCCCCTGAAGAGAGAGATTTCTGACTATGTTAG GTCTGGATTTATTAACCTCGACAAACCTTCCAATCCATCTTCCCACGAGGTGGTTGCATGGATCCGACGCATCCTTCGAGTAGAGAAGACTGGACATAGTGGCACTCTGGATCCTAAGGTGACTGGATGCCTCATTGTGTGCATTGAGAGGGCAACGCGACTGGTCAAATCTCAGCAGAGCGCAG GCAAAGAGTATGTGGGAATTGTTCGGCTGCACAATGCAATTGAAAGTGAGGCTCAGCTTGCCAGG GCAATAGAAACGCTGACAGGCGCGCTGTTTCAGCGACCACCCCTCATTGCTGCTGTCAAGCGACAACTGAGAGTCAGAACCATCTATGAGAGCAAGCTGGTGGAGTATGATCCTGAGAGAAGATTAG GTATCTTCTGGGTGAGCTGTGAAGCAGGCACGTATATCCGAACACTCTGTGTTCACCTTGGTTTGCTGCTTGGTGTGGGGGGCCAGATGCAAGAGCTCCGCAGAGTGCGCTCAGGCATCCTGGGAGAGAAG GACAACATGGTGACTATGCATGATGTACTGGATGCACAGTGGCAGTACGACAACAACAAGGATGATAGCTACCTGCGAAGAGTTATTCTGCCGTTGGAGAAACTGCTGACTTCACACAAGCGGCTAGTCATGAAAGACAGTGCG GTTAATGCCATTTGCTATGGAGCCAAGATCATGCTGCCTGGTGTCCTGAGGTATGAAGATGGTATTGAGCTTCATCAGGAGATTGTTGTCATCACCACAAAAGGAGAAGCTGTCTGCCTAG CCATTGCCTTGATGACCACAGCAGTCATTTCTACCTGCGACCATGGCATCGTGGCGAAGATCAAGAGAGTGATCATGGAGAGAGACACGTATCCCCGCAAATGGGGTCTTGGTCCCAAG GCTAGTCAAAAGAAGATGATGATCCAGAAGGGTCTGCTAGATAAGCATGGAAAGCCTAATGAAAGCACGCCGGATTCCTGGAAGAAGGAATATGTGGATTACAG GGATGCTTCCAAGAAAGAGGCAGCTGCTGTTCCCCGAGCTGTTTCAGAGCTGGAGAGGGCTCCAAAA AGGAAACGAGAGTTGGAGAGTGAAAGTGAAGAGACTGTGACTCCACCATCCCCTGCCACCCCACCACCAGAGGAGctgagcaaaaaggaaaagaaaaagaagaagaaagagaagaaggcCAAAGAGGCAGCTGAGAGTGGGGGAGAGCAATTAGAAGTG ACCAGCGAGACCAGcagcaagaagaagaagaagaagaagaaacaaaaggaagtaGAAGAGAGCTCAGAGTAA
- the DKC1 gene encoding H/ACA ribonucleoprotein complex subunit DKC1 isoform X6 yields MADGDGSSVKKRRKKEKRVLPDEDVADIQHTEEFFIKPESRIAQLDTSQWPLLLKNFDKLNVMTAHYTPLSSGANPLKREISDYVRSGFINLDKPSNPSSHEVVAWIRRILRVEKTGHSGTLDPKVTGCLIVCIERATRLVKSQQSAGKEYVGIVRLHNAIESEAQLARAIETLTGALFQRPPLIAAVKRQLRVRTIYESKLVEYDPERRLGIFWVSCEAGTYIRTLCVHLGLLLGVGGQMQELRRVRSGILGEKDNMVTMHDVLDAQWQYDNNKDDSYLRRVILPLEKLLTSHKRLVMKDSAVNAICYGAKIMLPGVLRYEDGIELHQEIVVITTKGEAVCLAIALMTTAVISTCDHGIVAKIKRVIMERDTYPRKWGLGPKASQKKMMIQKGLLDKHGKPNESTPDSWKKEYVDYRDASKKEAAAVPRAVSELERAPKRKRELESESEETVTPPSPATPPPEELSKKEKKKKKKEKKAKEAAESGGEQLEVTSETSSKKKKKKKKQKEVEESSE; encoded by the exons ATGGCGGACGGGGACG GTTCCAGCGTGAAGAAGCGGCGGAAGAAGGAGAAGCGGGTGCTTCCTGATGAGGATGTAGCG GACATTCAGCACACGGAGGAATTTTTCATCAAGCCCGAGTCCCGCATCGCCCAGTTGGACACGTCTCAGTGGCCCTTGCTGCTGAAG AACTTTGACAAGTTAAATGTGATGACAGCACACTACACACCTCTTTCTTCCGGTGCTAATCCCCTGAAGAGAGAGATTTCTGACTATGTTAG GTCTGGATTTATTAACCTCGACAAACCTTCCAATCCATCTTCCCACGAGGTGGTTGCATGGATCCGACGCATCCTTCGAGTAGAGAAGACTGGACATAGTGGCACTCTGGATCCTAAGGTGACTGGATGCCTCATTGTGTGCATTGAGAGGGCAACGCGACTGGTCAAATCTCAGCAGAGCGCAG GCAAAGAGTATGTGGGAATTGTTCGGCTGCACAATGCAATTGAAAGTGAGGCTCAGCTTGCCAGG GCAATAGAAACGCTGACAGGCGCGCTGTTTCAGCGACCACCCCTCATTGCTGCTGTCAAGCGACAACTGAGAGTCAGAACCATCTATGAGAGCAAGCTGGTGGAGTATGATCCTGAGAGAAGATTAG GTATCTTCTGGGTGAGCTGTGAAGCAGGCACGTATATCCGAACACTCTGTGTTCACCTTGGTTTGCTGCTTGGTGTGGGGGGCCAGATGCAAGAGCTCCGCAGAGTGCGCTCAGGCATCCTGGGAGAGAAG GACAACATGGTGACTATGCATGATGTACTGGATGCACAGTGGCAGTACGACAACAACAAGGATGATAGCTACCTGCGAAGAGTTATTCTGCCGTTGGAGAAACTGCTGACTTCACACAAGCGGCTAGTCATGAAAGACAGTGCG GTTAATGCCATTTGCTATGGAGCCAAGATCATGCTGCCTGGTGTCCTGAGGTATGAAGATGGTATTGAGCTTCATCAGGAGATTGTTGTCATCACCACAAAAGGAGAAGCTGTCTGCCTAG CCATTGCCTTGATGACCACAGCAGTCATTTCTACCTGCGACCATGGCATCGTGGCGAAGATCAAGAGAGTGATCATGGAGAGAGACACGTATCCCCGCAAATGGGGTCTTGGTCCCAAG GCTAGTCAAAAGAAGATGATGATCCAGAAGGGTCTGCTAGATAAGCATGGAAAGCCTAATGAAAGCACGCCGGATTCCTGGAAGAAGGAATATGTGGATTACAG GGATGCTTCCAAGAAAGAGGCAGCTGCTGTTCCCCGAGCTGTTTCAGAGCTGGAGAGGGCTCCAAAA AGGAAACGAGAGTTGGAGAGTGAAAGTGAAGAGACTGTGACTCCACCATCCCCTGCCACCCCACCACCAGAGGAGctgagcaaaaaggaaaagaaaaagaagaagaaagagaagaaggcCAAAGAGGCAGCTGAGAGTGGGGGAGAGCAATTAGAAGTG ACCAGCGAGACCAGcagcaagaagaagaagaagaagaagaaacaaaaggaagtaGAAGAGAGCTCAGAGTAA